One stretch of Chryseobacterium indologenes DNA includes these proteins:
- a CDS encoding DUF6268 family outer membrane beta-barrel protein, with the protein MKKNLLTAFCCLLPLGYWVSAQSGISAELKTEYVPASNYIRPEDSIKTNSKSDFKRVDLNLSIPLSVKKDKEGKVRAWSMLLSGSYAKMSHKNYETPLFPDQMLNAQVGLQHVRPLGKKWSMMMMASVGVYTDMERITLDDVLGQGGIVFIRHFNPNLALGVGPVLTTAFGTPMVLPWIYFDWKTNGKVKFRINFPEGAEVGYQVSDAFTLKAVVNLSGMTVERNKNGESIMFGYQQITAGLRPEIKINDKLSIGITGGSTLVRNFTESERKIKSIFKEKKIADPKFSSTFYAAVSLRWNLP; encoded by the coding sequence ATGAAAAAGAACCTTTTGACGGCTTTCTGCTGTCTGTTGCCGTTAGGATATTGGGTAAGCGCCCAGTCGGGAATCTCTGCTGAACTTAAAACAGAATACGTTCCGGCATCCAATTATATCCGCCCGGAAGACAGTATAAAGACGAATTCCAAAAGTGATTTTAAAAGAGTAGATCTTAATCTGAGCATTCCCTTATCTGTAAAAAAAGATAAAGAAGGTAAGGTAAGAGCATGGTCTATGCTATTGAGCGGATCTTACGCAAAGATGTCTCACAAGAATTATGAAACTCCGCTATTTCCGGATCAGATGCTGAATGCTCAGGTCGGATTACAGCATGTGAGACCTTTAGGAAAGAAATGGAGTATGATGATGATGGCTTCAGTTGGGGTATACACAGATATGGAAAGGATAACCTTAGATGATGTACTGGGACAGGGAGGTATTGTATTTATAAGACATTTTAATCCTAATCTTGCTTTGGGAGTAGGGCCAGTGCTTACTACAGCATTTGGGACACCAATGGTTCTGCCATGGATTTATTTCGATTGGAAAACCAATGGAAAGGTCAAGTTCAGGATTAATTTCCCGGAAGGTGCAGAAGTTGGCTATCAGGTTTCGGACGCATTTACCTTAAAAGCCGTAGTTAACCTTAGCGGAATGACCGTGGAGAGGAATAAAAACGGAGAATCTATCATGTTCGGTTATCAGCAGATTACTGCGGGACTCAGACCGGAAATAAAGATCAATGATAAACTGAGCATTGGGATTACGGGAGGATCAACCCTGGTGAGAAATTTCACAGAAAGTGAAAGAAAGATCAAAAGCATTTTTAAAGAGAAAAAAATAGCAGATCCTAAGTTTTCCAGTACATTCTATGCGGCCGTATCACTACGCTGGAATCTACCTTAA
- a CDS encoding LytR/AlgR family response regulator transcription factor: MSNNIPKMKCLIVDDEPLARFHLKELADQIDFLSVEGTCATALEADAKVKESEIDLLFLDINMPYLNGIDFLEQLENPPLCIFTTAYSEYALEGFRLQVVDYLLKPIAFNRFYQAVNKAQQQFIINEKLKKNTPLDDPFLYVRQSDSFIKVSWVDILYIESMQNYTKLHFKDKSLVIHQTMKAIEESLPSEHFFRIHKSFLINIIHIDMISGGRLFINKTELPISRTRKEELLNQVVYKKLISK; the protein is encoded by the coding sequence ATGAGCAATAATATCCCTAAAATGAAATGCCTGATTGTAGATGATGAGCCTCTGGCAAGATTTCACCTTAAGGAATTGGCAGATCAGATTGATTTTTTATCTGTGGAAGGAACTTGCGCAACAGCTCTGGAAGCAGATGCTAAAGTAAAGGAAAGTGAGATAGATCTTCTTTTTCTGGATATCAATATGCCTTATCTGAATGGTATTGATTTCCTTGAACAGCTTGAAAACCCGCCATTATGCATCTTCACAACTGCTTACTCTGAGTATGCGTTGGAAGGATTCCGTCTTCAGGTAGTGGATTATCTTTTAAAACCGATTGCGTTTAACCGTTTTTATCAGGCCGTAAATAAAGCTCAGCAGCAATTTATCATCAATGAAAAATTAAAGAAAAATACCCCTTTGGATGACCCTTTTCTCTATGTAAGGCAATCTGACAGCTTTATCAAGGTTTCGTGGGTAGATATTTTATATATTGAAAGCATGCAGAATTATACCAAGCTGCATTTTAAAGATAAATCCCTGGTCATTCATCAAACGATGAAGGCAATTGAAGAATCGCTGCCCTCGGAACATTTCTTCAGGATTCATAAATCCTTTTTAATCAATATTATTCATATTGATATGATTTCAGGAGGGCGTCTGTTCATCAATAAAACAGAACTTCCTATTTCCCGCACCCGGAAAGAAGAGCTCCTTAATCAGGTAGTGTATAAAAAACTGATTAGTAAATAA
- a CDS encoding sensor histidine kinase codes for MTKPIVSKEYIFYLSFWCIFAVVIWINFQANTDRFIAVLQTIAIVISSFILTYHLAQKLLPKALRTKKMKVFLIQAIVNILILSVIYSFIFTYLQVAPSVDLPPNFYDHLPILWQGFYMAIPAAFMISVATCGIKFYLEHEKIERDHILLQQAHLENQLKLLQDQMNPHLVFNILNHIHILIKTDTQLADFLLMKFSDILRYQLYHCNQNLVPLDKEIEYLQNLVEVEKLRWGNELKVDATLTINNTKAFIAPLLLVPFIENAFKYVCRLPGQTGYVKIFCKEENNNLFFYVENSYSEIAVHKKKDGGIGLQNVKKRLKLQYPDAYDLKIESDNLVFKVTLILKLAENEQ; via the coding sequence ATGACCAAACCTATTGTTTCCAAAGAATATATCTTCTATCTCAGCTTCTGGTGTATTTTTGCCGTTGTAATATGGATTAATTTTCAGGCAAATACAGATCGGTTTATTGCTGTACTTCAGACTATAGCTATTGTAATCTCTTCTTTTATTCTTACCTATCATCTTGCCCAAAAGCTTCTTCCAAAGGCATTAAGGACAAAAAAAATGAAGGTCTTCCTAATACAGGCAATCGTAAACATTCTAATCCTGAGTGTTATTTATTCATTCATTTTCACCTACCTCCAGGTTGCTCCTTCGGTTGATCTGCCACCTAATTTCTATGATCATTTACCTATTTTATGGCAAGGATTTTATATGGCTATTCCTGCGGCTTTTATGATAAGCGTAGCAACCTGTGGTATTAAATTCTATCTTGAACATGAAAAAATTGAACGGGATCATATCCTTCTTCAACAAGCCCATCTGGAAAACCAACTTAAGCTCCTTCAGGATCAGATGAATCCGCATCTGGTATTTAACATTCTGAACCACATTCATATTCTTATCAAAACGGATACTCAACTTGCTGATTTTTTATTAATGAAATTTTCAGATATTTTGAGATACCAGCTCTATCATTGCAACCAAAACTTAGTTCCTCTTGACAAGGAAATTGAATATCTTCAGAACCTGGTTGAAGTGGAGAAGCTGAGGTGGGGAAATGAGCTCAAGGTAGATGCTACTCTTACCATCAATAACACAAAGGCTTTCATTGCACCTCTGTTATTGGTCCCTTTTATTGAAAATGCTTTTAAATATGTTTGCAGGCTTCCTGGGCAAACCGGCTATGTAAAAATTTTCTGCAAGGAAGAAAACAATAATCTTTTCTTTTATGTTGAAAATTCTTACTCGGAAATAGCTGTTCATAAAAAGAAAGATGGAGGTATTGGGCTTCAGAATGTAAAAAAACGTTTGAAATTACAGTATCCTGATGCTTATGATCTTAAAATTGAATCTGACAATCTTGTATTTAAAGTAACTTTAATCTTAAAATTAGCTGAAAATGAGCAATAA
- a CDS encoding porin family protein: protein MKQQFLAFCSLLLCITCSMDTQAQQTSPLHLGIKGGANFTKTSTESSSLEGKYGFGYQAGIMARVDIGSLYVQGEALFNKRKTSYEAKDKESAKLTWNSIDIPVVLGYKFVRTDDFNVRAFAGGVYSYAFNNKLSVSESIQEGFNKFDKSNIGITGGIGVDYKNFTVDLRYEHGLSNISKEFKSKPHSFSLGIGYFLF from the coding sequence ATGAAGCAACAATTTTTAGCATTCTGCTCTTTATTATTATGTATCACTTGTTCTATGGATACACAGGCCCAGCAAACCTCACCACTTCATTTAGGAATCAAAGGGGGAGCAAATTTTACAAAAACCTCAACGGAGTCTTCTTCATTGGAAGGGAAATACGGTTTCGGTTATCAGGCGGGTATTATGGCAAGAGTAGATATTGGAAGCCTGTATGTACAAGGAGAAGCTTTATTCAACAAAAGAAAAACCTCTTACGAAGCAAAAGACAAAGAATCTGCAAAACTGACATGGAACTCCATTGATATTCCTGTAGTGCTAGGATATAAATTTGTTAGAACTGATGATTTCAATGTAAGAGCATTTGCTGGCGGCGTGTACAGCTATGCTTTCAACAATAAATTATCGGTTTCCGAATCAATACAGGAAGGTTTTAACAAGTTTGATAAGTCCAATATCGGAATTACAGGAGGAATAGGTGTTGATTATAAAAACTTCACCGTAGACCTTAGGTATGAACATGGATTATCCAACATCAGTAAGGAGTTTAAATCCAAGCCCCACAGCTTTAGCCTTGGGATCGGTTATTTCTTATTCTAA
- the pepT gene encoding peptidase T — MSTIEFNPLWKEKLLNRFLSYVKIYSTSDAESESTPSTERQWDIANYITEELKTIGLENVSIDEHGYIMGYVPSNLENDDRPTIGFISHYDTSPDFSGENVKPQVWENYDGSDLVLNQTTGFTLSPSRFESLKKYIGQTLITTDGNTLLGADDKAGCAEIVTAAEYLIAHPEIKHGRIAVGFTPDEEIGRGAHKFDVAKFGAEWAYTMDGGEVGELEYENFNAAGAVVKIHGLSVHPGYAYGKMINAALLAAEFAQTLPANETPATTKGFDGFYHLMDITADISEAKLQYIIRDHDADKFDARKKFMEEKVAEFNQKHGAGTAEVEIKEQYRNMKQQFEGKMHIVDLAAKAMTEAGIEPKIKAIRGGTDGAQLSYMGLPCPNIFTGGINFHGPYEYVALESMEKATEVIINIVKA; from the coding sequence ATGAGTACAATAGAATTCAATCCATTATGGAAAGAGAAATTACTGAACCGTTTTCTTAGCTATGTAAAAATATATTCAACAAGTGATGCAGAGAGTGAGTCTACACCTTCTACTGAGCGTCAGTGGGATATTGCGAATTACATCACGGAAGAATTGAAAACAATCGGGTTAGAAAATGTTTCAATTGATGAGCACGGTTATATTATGGGCTATGTTCCTTCTAACCTTGAAAATGATGACAGACCTACGATTGGGTTCATTTCACATTATGATACATCTCCTGATTTCAGTGGAGAAAATGTAAAACCTCAGGTTTGGGAAAACTATGACGGAAGTGACCTTGTATTGAACCAGACTACAGGATTTACGTTATCCCCTTCAAGATTTGAAAGCTTAAAAAAATATATCGGTCAGACGTTAATTACTACCGACGGAAATACCCTTCTTGGAGCCGATGATAAGGCGGGTTGTGCAGAAATTGTAACAGCGGCAGAATATCTTATCGCTCACCCTGAAATCAAACACGGAAGAATTGCTGTCGGATTTACTCCTGATGAAGAAATCGGAAGAGGTGCACACAAGTTTGATGTGGCTAAATTCGGTGCTGAATGGGCTTACACAATGGATGGTGGAGAAGTTGGAGAACTTGAATATGAGAACTTTAACGCTGCCGGGGCAGTAGTGAAAATCCACGGATTAAGCGTACACCCAGGCTATGCTTATGGTAAAATGATCAATGCCGCTTTATTAGCTGCTGAGTTTGCTCAGACCTTACCTGCTAATGAAACTCCTGCAACCACTAAAGGGTTTGATGGATTCTATCATTTAATGGATATTACCGCTGATATTTCTGAAGCAAAACTTCAATACATCATCCGTGACCACGATGCAGATAAATTTGACGCCAGAAAGAAATTTATGGAAGAAAAAGTGGCTGAATTCAACCAAAAACATGGTGCAGGAACTGCTGAAGTAGAAATTAAGGAGCAATACAGAAACATGAAGCAACAGTTTGAAGGTAAAATGCACATCGTGGATCTTGCTGCTAAAGCAATGACTGAAGCAGGTATTGAGCCTAAAATCAAAGCAATCAGAGGAGGTACAGATGGTGCTCAGCTTTCTTATATGGGACTTCCTTGTCCGAATATCTTCACAGGAGGAATCAACTTCCATGGACCGTATGAATATGTAGCCTTGGAAAGCATGGAGAAGGCAACAGAAGTGATTATTAATATTGTAAAAGCGTAA
- a CDS encoding hydroxymethylglutaryl-CoA lyase — protein MFLTECPRDAMQGWGEFIPTDKKIDYINSLMDVGFDVLDCLSFVSPKAIPQMADSNEVAENIDKTRSKTKVSAIIGNYRGAEKALKHESVDILGFPFSISETFQHRNTNKSQEEAFGEIIKMLELVKSEGKQLNIYFSMAFGNPYGEMWKWEDVDQWAQRFSDIGVKDILLSDTTGVATPETIALLFEKIPSKYPEINFGGHFHNRYEDSYSKLKAAYDQGCRRFDSAIKGIGGCPMAKDDLVGNMPTEQVINFMSVEKADHKLNLLNFESSYNKAKDIFHF, from the coding sequence ATGTTTCTTACCGAATGTCCTAGAGATGCAATGCAGGGATGGGGAGAGTTTATCCCTACTGATAAAAAAATAGATTATATCAACTCTTTAATGGATGTTGGTTTTGATGTATTGGATTGTCTGAGCTTTGTATCTCCAAAAGCAATTCCCCAAATGGCTGACTCTAATGAGGTCGCTGAAAATATTGATAAAACCCGATCCAAAACCAAAGTTTCTGCTATTATCGGAAACTATAGAGGGGCTGAAAAAGCTTTAAAACATGAGTCTGTAGATATTTTAGGTTTTCCTTTCTCTATTTCTGAAACATTTCAGCATAGAAATACCAATAAAAGTCAGGAAGAAGCTTTTGGTGAAATCATTAAGATGCTTGAATTGGTAAAAAGCGAAGGAAAGCAGCTGAATATCTATTTTTCTATGGCTTTTGGAAATCCTTATGGAGAAATGTGGAAGTGGGAAGATGTAGATCAATGGGCGCAGAGATTCTCGGATATCGGGGTAAAAGATATTCTTCTTTCTGATACGACGGGAGTGGCAACACCGGAAACCATTGCGCTTTTATTTGAGAAAATTCCATCAAAATATCCTGAAATCAATTTCGGGGGCCATTTCCATAACCGTTATGAAGATTCATATTCAAAATTGAAGGCGGCTTATGATCAAGGCTGTAGAAGATTCGACAGTGCGATCAAAGGTATTGGTGGATGCCCTATGGCAAAAGATGACCTTGTAGGAAATATGCCTACCGAACAGGTGATCAATTTTATGAGTGTAGAAAAAGCAGACCACAAGCTGAATCTTTTAAATTTTGAAAGTTCCTATAATAAGGCGAAGGATATTTTTCATTTTTAA
- a CDS encoding sulfurtransferase, whose amino-acid sequence MSPIISSSELEKLSTENLIILDARTGKDARQNYQEKHIKGARFIDLDKDLAEIGEDAAFGGRHPLPTLEKFAEILANLGVFEDSHIVIYDDKNGSNAAARAWWMIRAFGFENVQVLDGGIQAAEKNNIEFSSGEEAFEKTPLIKKDNWNLPVSSLEEVENELKNDSSTVIDVRDAYRYRGESEPIDLVAGHIPGAINIPFSENLDENGLFLSPEVLKEKYIQLLQNKPENLIIHCGSGVTACHTILALAHAGFNIPNLYVGSWSEWSRREGKEVAKEV is encoded by the coding sequence ATGTCTCCAATCATTTCATCATCTGAATTAGAAAAACTTTCTACAGAAAACCTTATTATTCTTGATGCAAGGACAGGGAAGGATGCCAGACAAAACTATCAGGAAAAACATATTAAAGGAGCAAGATTTATAGATCTGGATAAAGATCTGGCAGAAATAGGTGAAGATGCTGCTTTTGGAGGAAGACATCCGCTTCCAACTTTGGAAAAGTTTGCAGAGATACTTGCCAACCTTGGGGTATTTGAAGATTCTCATATTGTTATCTATGACGATAAAAATGGTTCAAATGCTGCTGCCAGAGCATGGTGGATGATCAGAGCATTTGGTTTTGAAAATGTACAGGTTCTTGATGGGGGAATACAGGCTGCTGAAAAGAATAATATAGAATTTTCATCAGGTGAAGAAGCCTTTGAAAAAACTCCACTGATTAAAAAAGATAATTGGAATCTGCCTGTTTCAAGCCTTGAAGAAGTTGAAAATGAATTAAAAAATGATTCTTCTACGGTAATTGATGTAAGAGATGCTTACCGATATAGAGGAGAGTCCGAACCTATAGACCTGGTTGCCGGGCATATTCCGGGAGCGATCAATATTCCTTTTTCTGAAAATCTGGATGAAAACGGATTGTTTCTGAGCCCTGAAGTTCTAAAAGAAAAATATATACAATTATTACAGAATAAACCTGAAAACCTGATTATTCATTGTGGTTCAGGAGTTACGGCGTGCCATACTATTTTAGCATTAGCTCATGCAGGTTTTAATATCCCGAACCTCTATGTAGGTTCGTGGAGCGAATGGAGCAGGAGAGAAGGTAAGGAAGTGGCAAAAGAAGTATAA
- a CDS encoding SUF system Fe-S cluster assembly protein: protein MKFTDDQIADIGEEIISVLKTVYDPEIPVDIYELGLIYDVQISDDADVKIIMTLTTPNCPVAETLPQEVKDKVAEVEHVNSVDLELTFEPSWNKDMMSEEAKFELGML from the coding sequence ATGAAATTTACAGACGATCAAATTGCAGACATTGGTGAAGAAATCATCAGCGTGCTAAAAACCGTATATGACCCCGAAATTCCGGTAGATATTTACGAATTAGGGCTAATTTATGATGTACAGATCTCCGATGATGCTGACGTAAAAATTATAATGACCCTTACCACTCCCAACTGCCCGGTAGCAGAAACCCTGCCTCAGGAAGTAAAGGATAAAGTAGCAGAAGTAGAACATGTAAATAGTGTTGACTTAGAACTTACCTTTGAACCGAGCTGGAATAAGGACATGATGAGTGAAGAAGCGAAATTTGAACTGGGAATGCTATAA
- a CDS encoding 3'-5' exonuclease — translation MIQNIPLEKVLFLDIETVPQAGSWDDLSETDQHLWDKKTKFQRKDDVSAAEFYDRAGIMAEFGKIICITIGMVEKNETLKIKSFSGHDEKKMLQEFGEIFNSPRLYNVILCAHNGKEFDFPWIARRYLINGMQPPAPFQMFGKKPWEIPHIDTMELWKFGDYKSFVSLELLAHVFGIPTPKDDIDGSMVSSIYYIEKDLQRIVDYCEKDVLTLANIFRRMRQEDLLKRNINLD, via the coding sequence ATGATACAGAACATACCATTAGAAAAGGTTTTATTTCTTGATATTGAAACTGTTCCGCAGGCTGGTTCCTGGGACGATTTATCTGAAACGGATCAGCATCTTTGGGACAAGAAAACAAAATTCCAGAGAAAAGACGACGTTTCTGCTGCTGAGTTTTATGACAGAGCCGGCATTATGGCAGAATTCGGAAAAATTATCTGCATCACCATCGGAATGGTGGAAAAGAATGAAACCTTAAAGATCAAAAGCTTCTCCGGACACGATGAGAAGAAAATGCTTCAGGAATTTGGTGAAATATTCAACAGCCCAAGGCTTTATAATGTGATTCTGTGTGCCCACAACGGAAAAGAGTTTGATTTCCCGTGGATTGCGCGAAGATATCTCATCAACGGTATGCAGCCTCCTGCTCCCTTCCAGATGTTTGGGAAAAAGCCCTGGGAAATTCCTCATATAGACACTATGGAACTATGGAAATTCGGGGATTATAAAAGTTTTGTATCATTGGAATTATTGGCTCATGTCTTTGGTATTCCCACTCCAAAGGATGATATTGACGGCTCAATGGTTTCATCAATTTACTACATAGAGAAAGACTTGCAGCGAATTGTTGATTATTGTGAAAAAGATGTCTTAACTTTGGCAAATATTTTCCGACGTATGCGTCAGGAAGATTTGTTGAAAAGGAATATCAATTTAGATTAA
- a CDS encoding tRNA-binding protein, with protein sequence MNVKPDITWADFEKIDIRCGTIISVNDFEKARNPSYQLEIDFGDLGIRKSSAQITSLYEKEELIGKQILAVVNFPKKQIANFFSECLVLGLYGEDKKDVTLLAPSLPTKNGMQVG encoded by the coding sequence ATGAACGTAAAACCAGACATCACTTGGGCAGATTTTGAAAAAATAGACATCAGATGCGGAACGATTATTTCAGTAAATGATTTTGAAAAGGCCAGAAATCCTTCCTATCAATTGGAAATTGACTTTGGTGACCTTGGAATCAGAAAATCATCTGCACAGATTACTTCACTGTATGAAAAAGAAGAATTGATAGGAAAACAGATTTTAGCAGTCGTTAACTTTCCTAAAAAGCAGATTGCTAACTTCTTCAGTGAATGCCTGGTATTAGGATTGTACGGAGAAGATAAGAAAGATGTCACTCTTTTAGCACCTTCATTACCCACCAAAAACGGAATGCAGGTAGGATAA
- a CDS encoding T9SS type A sorting domain-containing protein: MKRLIVIVLFLLFYLAKSQALPPFTPTPFASSQCNNLMGNYNNQWKPSHGSPNVIDLGCGNKVVRLYSKNENINTRKSEGVFIDLNNLGVTIDPSKKYKIIVSYRYSLPQNPNRAINFDVYLANGMTEKSNSNCDEETFPNVSDKLKILTFNNGEVLQDTYTCQVKFKEQGQISPNKSYKYLWITSNLNTTLNFKEYVDIDKIEMYFDNTGGGNSNVCVLPRPTNLQLTNLTSESATISWSPVAGAQKYRVRYYLRDTQDYHNFETSGLSFTFNSLFSGIAYQADVSPICASGRIDGDHVAYIKFNTPSCAVDLIINSPIVTDQNLKSINSISASSKIEDNLLVNFSAGNQVSLLPGFQVKATTGSLFRSYLQACSNGTVPFAGVQKNVDSIDWKNEQELIPNLKINKLSTVKNKESMGLISEVEIYPNPASTYFDINSGREKMVSWEMYDLSGKMVQKGNTNKVDVRSIPDASYLLNIIFEDRKVSRKIIVKH; this comes from the coding sequence ATGAAAAGATTAATTGTAATTGTACTTTTTTTATTATTTTATTTAGCCAAATCTCAAGCTCTTCCACCCTTTACACCAACTCCATTTGCTTCTTCTCAATGTAATAACCTGATGGGGAACTATAATAATCAATGGAAACCCAGTCACGGAAGCCCTAATGTGATAGATTTAGGCTGTGGGAATAAGGTAGTTAGATTATATAGTAAAAACGAGAATATCAATACCAGAAAATCTGAAGGAGTATTTATTGATCTAAATAATTTAGGAGTTACTATTGATCCTTCAAAAAAATATAAAATAATTGTTTCTTATCGCTATTCTCTACCTCAGAATCCTAATAGAGCCATTAATTTTGATGTATACCTTGCGAATGGCATGACTGAAAAGTCAAATAGTAATTGTGATGAAGAAACATTCCCTAATGTATCAGATAAGTTGAAAATTCTTACTTTTAATAATGGGGAGGTTTTACAAGATACATATACTTGTCAAGTAAAATTTAAGGAACAGGGTCAAATAAGTCCTAATAAGTCTTATAAATATCTGTGGATTACATCCAATTTGAATACGACGTTAAATTTTAAAGAATATGTTGACATTGACAAAATTGAAATGTATTTTGATAATACTGGAGGAGGAAATAGTAACGTTTGTGTGTTGCCAAGACCTACCAACTTGCAGCTTACCAATTTAACAAGTGAATCAGCAACGATTAGCTGGAGTCCGGTAGCAGGGGCCCAGAAATATAGGGTTAGATATTATTTGAGAGACACGCAGGATTATCATAATTTTGAAACATCAGGGTTATCTTTTACTTTCAATTCACTATTTTCAGGAATTGCGTATCAAGCAGATGTTTCTCCGATTTGTGCTAGCGGAAGAATAGATGGGGATCATGTTGCTTATATAAAATTTAATACTCCGTCGTGTGCTGTAGATTTAATAATTAATTCTCCAATAGTAACAGATCAAAATCTAAAATCGATTAATTCAATCTCGGCTTCCTCTAAAATTGAGGATAATTTGTTGGTCAATTTCAGTGCAGGAAATCAAGTTTCTTTGCTTCCTGGATTCCAAGTAAAAGCAACAACGGGTAGTTTATTTCGAAGCTATTTACAGGCTTGTTCTAATGGTACAGTCCCATTTGCAGGAGTACAAAAAAATGTAGACTCTATTGATTGGAAAAATGAACAAGAACTTATACCTAATTTAAAAATCAACAAGCTTTCGACGGTTAAAAATAAGGAATCAATGGGGCTAATTTCCGAAGTTGAAATTTATCCGAACCCAGCATCAACATATTTTGATATTAATTCAGGTAGAGAAAAAATGGTTTCCTGGGAAATGTATGATCTTTCCGGAAAAATGGTGCAAAAGGGAAATACCAATAAAGTAGATGTACGATCTATTCCTGATGCAAGTTACCTTTTAAACATTATTTTTGAAGATAGGAAAGTATCAAGAAAAATAATTGTAAAACATTAA
- a CDS encoding ATP-grasp domain-containing protein: MKITVVGYKKEARLSQGVANDEDTDLISFLKEKGLDAVPSIWNDENVDWSSFDVAIIKSPWDYHNHLNEFLNWLDHIEKMGVRVLNPVEIIKWNSDKHYLKDIADKQLPVIASEYLERGSSFENRFFDLLNADKLVVKPCVSAGAQNAVTISSDNVDERSKEINELLKEQDYIVQPFVEEIKNGEWSFLFFNGKYSHCSLKTPKQGDFRVQHYHGGSISYPTPDPLYIEQAGAYVKTLPQSTLYARVDGVLIDNTFKLMELELIEPYLFLNGDNTLLENYYRALTEMIS, encoded by the coding sequence ATGAAAATCACAGTAGTAGGCTATAAAAAAGAAGCGAGACTTTCACAGGGAGTGGCTAATGATGAAGATACGGACCTCATCAGTTTTTTAAAAGAGAAAGGGTTGGATGCAGTTCCATCCATCTGGAATGATGAAAACGTAGATTGGAGCAGTTTTGATGTCGCGATTATCAAGTCACCATGGGATTATCATAATCATCTAAATGAATTTCTAAACTGGCTGGATCATATTGAAAAAATGGGTGTCAGAGTTTTAAATCCTGTAGAAATCATCAAATGGAACTCGGATAAGCATTATCTGAAAGATATTGCCGATAAGCAGCTTCCGGTAATTGCATCAGAATATCTGGAAAGAGGATCTTCCTTTGAGAATCGTTTCTTTGATCTTTTGAACGCCGATAAACTAGTAGTAAAACCGTGCGTAAGCGCTGGAGCTCAAAACGCCGTAACGATAAGCAGTGATAATGTTGACGAACGTTCTAAAGAAATAAACGAGCTTCTGAAAGAACAGGATTATATTGTACAGCCCTTCGTAGAAGAAATTAAAAATGGAGAATGGTCATTCCTGTTTTTCAATGGAAAATACAGCCATTGCTCCTTAAAAACACCTAAACAAGGAGATTTCAGAGTACAGCATTACCATGGAGGAAGCATCAGTTATCCAACGCCGGATCCATTATATATAGAACAGGCAGGAGCTTACGTGAAAACCTTACCTCAATCCACATTATATGCAAGAGTAGACGGAGTACTGATTGATAATACCTTTAAGCTTATGGAACTTGAGTTAATAGAGCCCTATTTGTTCCTGAACGGAGATAATACCTTATTGGAAAATTATTACCGGGCTTTAACCGAAATGATTTCTTAA
- a CDS encoding winged helix-turn-helix transcriptional regulator produces MLKLKKLTNEPSCPVDYAFKRIGGKYKGRILWYLHTKSVMRYGELRKTLSDITPKMLTQTVRELEDDGLVHREVYHEVPPKVEYSLTETGLELIPFIDYLKQWGEAQIEKERVKAEA; encoded by the coding sequence ATGTTAAAACTAAAAAAATTAACCAATGAACCGTCCTGCCCTGTTGACTACGCTTTCAAACGTATTGGCGGAAAATATAAGGGCCGGATTTTATGGTACCTTCATACTAAAAGTGTGATGCGCTATGGGGAACTGAGAAAGACTCTATCAGACATCACCCCAAAAATGCTTACACAAACGGTTCGGGAGCTGGAAGATGACGGACTTGTCCACAGAGAAGTTTATCATGAGGTTCCTCCAAAAGTGGAATATTCTTTAACCGAAACAGGCCTTGAACTGATCCCTTTTATTGATTACCTGAAACAGTGGGGAGAAGCTCAGATAGAAAAAGAGAGAGTAAAAGCTGAAGCTTGA